Proteins encoded by one window of Bacillus sp. DTU_2020_1000418_1_SI_GHA_SEK_038:
- a CDS encoding YueI family protein codes for MSNNIDDYILQGIHGQKETNPDERRKFLGTLRERIVIALKQSQIRENGIYPQVEDALKKNKGAHLYLNGNMSYEELSKYTKIASKYNVAYTMVTNKDYNSEIGLALAYDYAIDKEEIYVKMAVPIKKAAKKKKGLFSLFSKR; via the coding sequence TTGTCTAATAATATCGATGATTATATCCTACAGGGAATCCATGGCCAGAAAGAGACAAATCCTGATGAACGAAGGAAATTCCTTGGCACATTGCGAGAGCGCATCGTTATTGCCCTTAAGCAATCACAAATAAGAGAAAATGGCATCTATCCTCAAGTTGAAGATGCACTAAAGAAGAATAAAGGAGCCCATCTTTACTTAAATGGAAATATGAGCTATGAAGAATTATCGAAATACACAAAAATAGCATCAAAATACAATGTCGCTTATACGATGGTTACGAATAAAGATTATAATTCAGAAATTGGCTTAGCACTTGCATATGACTATGCGATTGATAAAGAGGAGATCTATGTCAAAATGGCGGTGCCGATCAAAAAAGCAGCCAAAAAGAAAAAAGGACTTTTTTCGTTATTTTCAAAGCGATAA
- the gatC gene encoding Asp-tRNA(Asn)/Glu-tRNA(Gln) amidotransferase subunit GatC, translated as MSRISTEQVKHVANLARLAITEEEAEMFTKQLDSMISFAEQLNELDTDHVEPTSHVLDMKNVMREDVPQEGLPQSEVLKNAPDHQDGQVKVPSIIE; from the coding sequence ATGTCTAGAATTTCAACTGAACAAGTAAAGCATGTTGCAAACTTAGCGAGACTGGCAATAACAGAGGAAGAAGCGGAGATGTTCACAAAACAGCTGGATTCGATGATTTCATTCGCCGAGCAGCTGAATGAATTGGATACGGATCATGTGGAACCGACTTCCCATGTACTAGATATGAAAAATGTCATGAGAGAGGATGTACCACAGGAAGGGCTACCTCAGTCAGAGGTTCTGAAAAATGCACCAGATCATCAGGACGGGCAAGTAAAAGTACCGTCCATAATCGAGTAA
- the gatA gene encoding Asp-tRNA(Asn)/Glu-tRNA(Gln) amidotransferase subunit GatA has product MSLFDHKVSELHQLLQKKELSVTDLVDESYKRISEVDDKVQAFLTLDEENAREKASKLDEKLGTDESKGLLFGMPIGVKDNIVTKGLRTTCASKILENFDPIYDASVINKLHTAETITIGKLNMDEFAMGSTTEHSAFKKTRNPWNLEVVPGGSSGGSAAAVASGEVLFSLGTDTGGSIRQPAAFCGVVGMKPTYGRVSRYGIVAFASSFDQVGPITRTVEDNAYLLQAISGLDPMDSTSANIEVPNFVESLTGDIKGLKIAVPKEYLGEGVGETARQSVLDSLKVLEKLGATWEEVSLPHSKYALASYYLLSSSEASANLARFDGVRYGYRTENPENLLDLYKKTRAEGFGDEVKLRIMLGTFALSSGYYDAYYKKAQKVRTLIKKDFDDVLNKFDVIIGPTSPKPAFKIGEKMDDPLTMYANDILTIPVNLAGVPGISIPCGFDNGLPLGLQIIGKHFDESTVYRVAHAFEQATDYHKQKPAL; this is encoded by the coding sequence TTGAGTTTATTTGATCATAAAGTGTCAGAGTTGCATCAGCTTCTGCAAAAGAAAGAATTATCAGTTACTGACCTAGTAGACGAATCGTATAAGCGTATAAGCGAAGTCGATGATAAGGTACAAGCTTTTTTAACTTTAGATGAAGAAAATGCACGTGAAAAAGCGAGTAAACTGGATGAAAAATTAGGTACGGATGAGTCGAAGGGGCTTTTATTCGGAATGCCGATTGGTGTGAAGGATAACATCGTCACAAAAGGTTTGCGCACAACATGCGCAAGTAAGATATTAGAAAACTTCGACCCGATTTATGATGCGTCAGTCATCAATAAATTACATACTGCGGAAACCATTACGATCGGAAAATTAAATATGGACGAATTTGCGATGGGATCCACTACTGAGCATTCTGCTTTCAAGAAGACTCGAAATCCATGGAATTTAGAGGTCGTGCCTGGCGGATCTTCAGGTGGTTCTGCTGCGGCTGTTGCTTCTGGAGAAGTGTTGTTTTCTTTAGGAACAGATACTGGCGGCTCAATTAGACAGCCGGCTGCTTTTTGTGGTGTTGTTGGGATGAAGCCAACATATGGACGTGTGTCTCGCTACGGTATTGTTGCATTTGCTTCATCGTTTGACCAAGTGGGTCCAATTACGCGAACGGTTGAAGACAACGCCTATTTATTGCAGGCGATTTCAGGCCTGGATCCGATGGATTCTACGTCTGCTAATATCGAAGTTCCGAACTTTGTAGAATCATTAACTGGAGACATTAAAGGGTTGAAAATTGCCGTACCGAAAGAATACTTAGGTGAAGGTGTTGGAGAAACGGCACGCCAATCTGTTTTAGATTCTTTAAAAGTCCTTGAAAAGCTTGGTGCAACATGGGAAGAAGTTTCCCTTCCGCATTCTAAATATGCATTGGCATCTTATTATCTGTTATCTTCTTCTGAGGCTTCAGCGAACCTTGCTAGATTTGACGGAGTTCGATATGGATACAGGACAGAGAATCCTGAAAACCTGCTTGATCTATATAAAAAGACACGTGCAGAAGGATTCGGTGATGAGGTTAAACTCCGTATTATGCTTGGAACATTTGCCTTAAGCTCTGGTTACTATGATGCTTACTATAAAAAAGCTCAAAAAGTACGCACACTGATCAAGAAAGATTTTGATGATGTGTTAAATAAATTTGATGTCATCATTGGCCCGACATCACCAAAGCCAGCTTTCAAAATTGGCGAGAAAATGGATGATCCGCTAACTATGTATGCCAATGATATTTTAACAATCCCAGTAAACCTTGCGGGTGTACCAGGAATTTCAATTCCATGCGGATTTGATAATGGCCTGCCGCTAGGGCTGCAAATCATTGGCAAGCATTTTGATGAGAGCACTGTTTATCGTGTGGCACATGCGTTTGAACAGGCGACAGATTATCATAAACAAAAACCGGCACTGTAA